One genomic window of Verrucomicrobiota bacterium includes the following:
- a CDS encoding DUF1501 domain-containing protein, protein MTPQNPFYRELARVMTRRHFFSRTSLGLGTIALGSLLNKDLFAATAQSGAKSFGAINPLHFAPRAKRVIYLFMSGAPSHIDLFDSKPKLAQLTGTELPPSVRGNQRITGMTSGQAQLLCVGSPFKFAKYGKGGVELSELLPNIAKVADELAVIRSMFTEPINHDPAVTFIGTGHQQPGRPTVGAWVSYGLGSENRNLPSFVVLLSGGGGQPLQARYWGSGFLPGTHQGVQFRGSGDPVLFVSNPKGITNQTRRELLDGIRQLNEIQLNAVGDPEIATRIEAYEMAYRMQTSVPELMDISKEPKEILDLYGAEPGKPSFANNCLLARRLAERDVRFIQLFHRDWDHHSDLPNAIRRQAKLTDQASAGLIMDLKKRGMLDDTLVIWGGEFGRTSYSQGEISKTSFGRDHHPRCYSLWMAGGGITGGITIGQTDDFGYNVAEEPVHVHDFHATVLHCLGIDHEKLTYKFQGRDFRLTDIAGNVVQKLLA, encoded by the coding sequence ATGACTCCTCAGAATCCATTCTATCGTGAACTGGCACGGGTCATGACCCGGCGGCATTTCTTCAGCCGCACCAGTCTGGGCCTGGGCACGATCGCGCTCGGCTCGCTGCTCAACAAAGACTTGTTCGCGGCGACCGCCCAGAGCGGCGCGAAATCATTCGGCGCGATCAACCCGCTGCATTTCGCGCCGCGCGCCAAACGCGTCATTTATCTGTTTATGTCGGGCGCGCCGTCGCACATCGATTTGTTCGATTCCAAGCCGAAGCTCGCGCAACTGACCGGCACCGAACTGCCGCCGTCCGTCCGGGGCAACCAGCGCATCACGGGCATGACTAGCGGCCAGGCGCAACTCCTCTGCGTCGGTTCGCCGTTCAAGTTTGCCAAATACGGCAAAGGCGGAGTTGAGTTGTCCGAGTTGCTGCCGAACATCGCAAAGGTCGCAGACGAACTCGCGGTCATCCGCTCGATGTTCACCGAGCCGATCAATCACGATCCGGCCGTGACGTTCATAGGCACGGGACATCAGCAACCGGGGCGGCCCACTGTCGGCGCGTGGGTGTCGTACGGTTTGGGCAGCGAGAACCGGAATTTGCCTTCATTCGTTGTCTTGCTCTCGGGCGGAGGTGGCCAGCCGTTGCAGGCACGTTACTGGGGCAGCGGATTTTTGCCGGGCACGCATCAGGGAGTCCAGTTCCGGGGCTCGGGCGATCCGGTGTTGTTCGTGTCCAATCCGAAAGGCATCACGAATCAGACGCGCCGCGAGTTGCTGGATGGCATCCGGCAGCTCAACGAAATCCAGCTCAATGCCGTGGGTGATCCCGAAATTGCCACGCGCATCGAGGCTTACGAAATGGCCTACCGCATGCAGACCAGCGTCCCGGAGTTGATGGACATTTCCAAGGAACCAAAGGAAATCCTCGACCTCTACGGGGCCGAGCCGGGCAAACCGTCCTTCGCCAACAATTGCCTGCTGGCGCGGCGGCTCGCCGAACGCGACGTGCGCTTCATCCAGTTGTTCCACCGCGACTGGGATCACCACAGCGATTTGCCGAATGCGATCCGCAGGCAAGCGAAGCTGACCGATCAGGCATCGGCGGGGCTCATCATGGATCTCAAAAAGCGCGGGATGCTCGACGATACGCTCGTGATTTGGGGCGGGGAGTTCGGGCGCACGAGCTACAGCCAGGGCGAAATCAGCAAAACCAGTTTCGGCCGCGACCATCATCCGCGTTGCTACAGCCTCTGGATGGCGGGCGGCGGGATAACAGGAGGCATCACTATCGGCCAGACCGATGACTTTGGCTACAACGTCGCGGAAGAGCCGGTGCACGTGCACGATTTTCACGCAACGGTTCTGCATTGCCTGGGCATCGACCACGAAAAGCTGACCTACAAATTCCAGGGCCGCGATTTCCGCCTGACCGACATCGCCGGCAACGTCGTGCAGAAGCTGCTGGCGTAG
- a CDS encoding DUF1553 domain-containing protein codes for MGDNLWMHRRARTGKMLFCTSPARVYYPQSINAPNCCMICRNPVDAHRSCDGSVGLRSARALACSGRRPRRPQPSAITVHRFALRLQQRFDWRGASRDTRGRVCSPFPSTCSCLCFLILLLLVMLRLTVEAAPAKIDYNRDIRPILSENCYACHGPDEGKRKAGLRLDRKEDAFKKLKSDAIAIVPGDVAKSELISRLTTTNEDDRMPPTKSGKALSPAQIVLLKKWIEQGAEWKGHWAYLKPERPPVPEVKNKSWPRNEIDFFILSRLEAEALKPSPEADKSKLIRRLSLDLIGLPPSIAEVEEFLYDNSPEAYEKLVDRLLGSPQYGERMAQFWLDLARYADTNGYHIDNHRDNWKWREWVIDAFNRNLPFDQFTIRQLAGDLLPSPTLEQRIASGFNRNNMHNFEGGADPDEYQTKYVVDRVDTTATVWLGTTMACTECHDHKYDPFTQNEFYQFYAFFNTIAEKGLDGQVQSPAPRLALPSPEQKARLEQLDREIKGIEAGRKTLLETPNTEWDKAQADWEKKFRAIATDWTALEPRHASSLKGATLTNAEDRAILVTGANEDKEAYAITLKSQIKDITGIRLEALPHDSLPGKAAGRGEKGNFVLTTIEVNAKAAGVRADSEPVDPPLIGAWYALGPFQADSPRQAFSKAFIPEGEIDLKKTYDEGRLKWVKREDWKDGTVHALQGENSATYLFRIITARQSQQLTALIGSGDGVQVWLNGKRIFSNDVVRDAKPDQDKVRLRLANGENKLLLKVSNAAGESGFSFALSKEPLMEHPVDFDRAVADFNKPGFNVMAALDAQPATGWSLGEGASPVPRHAYFLSRQPFGFAEGTEIKVRMKFESARPRSSLGHFRIAVTDSSGLTEFAALPDNMRADLVVPEEKLTTQQKQELRTYYREAFVDEVKSINKVLADQRDARTKFDRSIPSTMVMQEMDKPRETHILVRGDFRNKGEKVAPGVPAVLPPLPAGMPANRLALAQWLIDPNHPLVSRVTVNRFWQMYFGTGLVKTANDFGSQGEWPSHPELLDWLATEFLRLKWDMKATQKLIVMSATYRQSSQVTPELLEKDPDNRLLARAPRLRLEAEFVRDNALAIAGVLNREMGGESVRPYQPPGLWEAIGFTDNGNFSSQAYTQSQGDDNYRRGLYVYWKRSLPYASFVTFDAPNREVCTVKRPRTNTPLQALVMMNDPVYVEAARCFAQRIIREGGSSTSQRVAYAFRLAVARPPTKQEEQILLGIYEKQLAKFQKDKASAMALVTIGESQPPFGLDPAELAAWTALGNVILNLDETITKG; via the coding sequence ATGGGCGACAACTTGTGGATGCACCGGCGAGCGAGGACAGGCAAAATGCTCTTTTGCACTTCGCCGGCGCGGGTATATTATCCTCAATCAATCAACGCGCCGAATTGCTGTATGATTTGCCGAAATCCTGTCGATGCTCACCGAAGCTGTGATGGTTCAGTCGGATTGAGGAGCGCACGCGCCCTCGCGTGCAGTGGTCGGCGCCCTCGCCGACCACAACCATCCGCAATAACCGTTCATCGTTTCGCACTGCGGCTTCAACAACGTTTCGACTGGCGAGGCGCCAGTCGGGACACGCGAGGGCGCGTGTGCTCCCCATTTCCTTCGACATGCTCCTGCTTGTGCTTCCTGATCCTCCTCTTGCTGGTCATGCTGCGCCTCACGGTCGAAGCTGCGCCAGCCAAGATCGATTACAACCGCGACATTCGGCCCATCCTCTCCGAGAATTGCTACGCCTGCCACGGCCCGGACGAAGGCAAACGCAAAGCCGGCTTGCGCCTTGACCGGAAGGAGGACGCGTTCAAGAAACTTAAGTCCGACGCCATCGCGATTGTTCCGGGCGACGTGGCCAAAAGTGAATTGATCAGCCGGTTGACCACGACGAATGAAGACGACCGGATGCCGCCGACGAAATCGGGCAAGGCGCTGTCTCCCGCCCAAATTGTTCTGTTGAAGAAATGGATCGAACAAGGCGCGGAGTGGAAAGGCCATTGGGCTTACCTCAAACCAGAACGGCCTCCCGTTCCCGAAGTGAAGAACAAGAGCTGGCCGCGCAACGAAATCGATTTCTTCATTCTGTCACGCCTGGAAGCCGAGGCACTCAAGCCGTCGCCCGAAGCCGACAAATCCAAGCTCATTCGTCGGCTCTCGCTTGATCTGATCGGCCTCCCGCCGTCGATCGCGGAAGTGGAAGAGTTCCTCTACGACAACAGCCCCGAAGCTTACGAGAAGCTGGTGGATCGCCTGCTTGGCTCGCCGCAATACGGCGAACGGATGGCGCAATTCTGGTTGGACCTCGCGCGCTACGCCGACACGAATGGCTATCACATCGACAATCATCGCGACAATTGGAAGTGGCGCGAATGGGTGATCGACGCGTTCAACCGGAACCTGCCTTTCGACCAGTTCACGATCCGGCAACTCGCCGGAGATCTGCTGCCGAGCCCGACGCTGGAACAACGCATCGCCTCCGGTTTCAACCGAAACAACATGCACAATTTCGAGGGCGGCGCGGACCCGGACGAGTATCAGACCAAATACGTCGTGGATCGTGTGGACACAACGGCTACGGTCTGGCTGGGCACAACCATGGCCTGCACCGAGTGCCACGACCACAAGTACGATCCGTTCACGCAAAATGAATTTTATCAGTTCTACGCCTTCTTCAACACCATCGCGGAAAAAGGACTCGACGGCCAGGTGCAGTCCCCGGCCCCGCGCCTCGCCCTGCCTTCGCCGGAACAGAAAGCGCGCCTCGAACAGTTGGACCGAGAGATCAAGGGAATTGAAGCCGGCCGCAAAACTTTGCTCGAAACCCCAAATACCGAATGGGACAAGGCCCAAGCTGACTGGGAAAAGAAATTTCGCGCCATCGCCACAGATTGGACGGCGTTGGAACCGCGGCACGCTTCTTCCCTCAAAGGCGCGACACTCACCAACGCGGAAGACCGCGCGATTTTGGTAACCGGCGCAAACGAGGACAAAGAGGCTTACGCAATCACCTTGAAGAGCCAGATCAAGGACATCACCGGCATCCGCCTCGAAGCGTTGCCTCACGACTCTTTGCCAGGCAAGGCCGCTGGACGGGGAGAGAAGGGTAATTTCGTTTTGACCACCATCGAAGTGAACGCCAAGGCAGCCGGCGTGCGCGCCGACTCCGAACCAGTTGATCCGCCTTTGATCGGCGCCTGGTACGCGCTCGGTCCATTTCAAGCCGACTCGCCCCGGCAAGCGTTCAGCAAGGCGTTCATCCCGGAAGGCGAGATTGATTTGAAAAAAACCTATGACGAAGGCCGGCTGAAATGGGTCAAGCGCGAGGACTGGAAAGACGGGACGGTCCACGCGCTCCAGGGTGAAAACTCGGCTACTTATCTGTTCCGAATCATCACAGCGCGTCAGTCGCAGCAACTGACGGCCCTCATCGGCAGCGGCGACGGCGTGCAAGTCTGGCTGAACGGAAAGCGAATCTTCTCCAACGACGTCGTGCGCGACGCGAAGCCGGACCAGGACAAAGTGCGTCTGCGCCTGGCGAACGGCGAGAACAAGCTTCTGCTCAAAGTCAGCAACGCCGCGGGCGAAAGCGGGTTTTCCTTCGCGTTGTCCAAGGAACCCCTGATGGAGCATCCGGTGGATTTCGACCGCGCGGTGGCGGATTTCAATAAACCCGGCTTCAACGTCATGGCCGCGCTGGATGCGCAACCGGCCACGGGTTGGTCCCTCGGCGAAGGCGCCAGCCCGGTGCCGCGACACGCTTATTTTCTGTCCCGGCAGCCGTTTGGTTTCGCCGAGGGGACCGAAATCAAAGTTCGGATGAAGTTCGAATCCGCCAGGCCGCGCAGTTCGCTCGGCCATTTCCGCATCGCCGTCACGGACTCCAGCGGCTTGACCGAATTCGCGGCGTTGCCGGATAACATGCGCGCGGACCTCGTCGTTCCGGAAGAGAAGCTGACGACGCAGCAGAAGCAGGAATTGCGGACCTACTATCGCGAGGCGTTCGTGGATGAGGTCAAGTCCATCAACAAAGTCCTGGCGGACCAGCGCGACGCGCGAACCAAGTTCGACCGCTCGATTCCTTCGACGATGGTCATGCAAGAAATGGACAAGCCGCGCGAGACCCACATTCTCGTTCGCGGCGACTTCCGCAACAAAGGCGAAAAAGTCGCGCCGGGGGTTCCGGCGGTTTTGCCGCCGCTGCCCGCCGGAATGCCAGCCAACCGCCTCGCGCTCGCGCAATGGCTTATCGATCCGAACCACCCGCTGGTGAGCCGCGTTACAGTCAATCGGTTTTGGCAAATGTATTTCGGCACCGGCCTGGTCAAGACGGCGAACGATTTCGGGTCGCAAGGCGAATGGCCGTCCCATCCCGAACTGCTCGATTGGCTGGCCACGGAGTTCCTCCGGTTGAAGTGGGATATGAAAGCGACGCAGAAGCTCATCGTGATGTCCGCCACTTACCGCCAGTCATCCCAGGTCACGCCGGAATTGCTGGAGAAAGACCCGGACAATCGCCTTCTGGCGCGCGCGCCGCGCTTGCGGCTTGAAGCGGAGTTCGTCCGCGACAACGCGCTCGCCATCGCCGGGGTGTTGAATCGCGAGATGGGCGGCGAAAGCGTTCGGCCGTACCAACCGCCGGGCCTCTGGGAAGCGATCGGATTTACCGACAACGGCAACTTCAGCAGCCAGGCCTACACGCAGAGCCAAGGCGACGATAATTACCGCCGCGGCCTTTACGTGTATTGGAAGCGTTCGTTGCCTTACGCCTCGTTCGTGACGTTCGACGCGCCCAACCGCGAGGTCTGCACGGTGAAACGTCCGCGCACGAACACGCCGCTCCAGGCGCTTGTGATGATGAACGATCCTGTTTACGTCGAAGCCGCGCGTTGTTTCGCGCAACGGATTATCCGCGAAGGCGGTTCTTCAACGTCTCAGCGCGTCGCGTATGCTTTCCGCCTGGCCGTGGCCCGCCCGCCAACCAAACAAGAAGAACAAATCCTGTTGGGCATTTACGAAAAACAGTTGGCGAAGTTTCAGAAAGACAAAGCGTCGGCGATGGCGCTGGTGACCATCGGCGAATCGCAGCCGCCGTTTGGACTCGATCCCGCCGAGCTGGCCGCGTGGACCGCCCTCGGCAACGTCATCCTGAACCTCGATGAGACGATCACCAAGGGGTGA